A stretch of the Azorhizobium caulinodans ORS 571 genome encodes the following:
- a CDS encoding branched-chain amino acid ABC transporter permease: MTTALFVSQLLNGLQFGVILFLVAAGLTLVFGVMDFINLAHGVQYMIGAYLVAVATASTGNFAIGLITGLFGALVLGVVLETLVFRHLTRKDHLDQVLATFGVILVVTELARIVFGAAPIAFPIPAALSGAVTLMPGLVYPVWRLVILAAGVGVAVLLWYLVTRTRLGMLVRAGSTHPQTVAALGVDVDRLFRAVFAFGAVLAGLAGAMAGPLVSVEPTMGDRILIVAFVVIVIGGIGSIKGAFVAAIIVGLVDTLGRAFAPELLKLLIGRSAAAAAGPALSSMAIYLLMAAVLSFRPTGLFGGRS, translated from the coding sequence ATGACCACGGCACTGTTCGTCTCCCAGTTGCTGAACGGGCTACAGTTCGGCGTGATCCTCTTCCTCGTCGCCGCCGGTCTGACGCTCGTGTTCGGGGTGATGGACTTCATCAACCTCGCCCACGGCGTCCAGTACATGATCGGCGCCTATCTGGTGGCCGTCGCCACCGCCTCCACGGGCAACTTCGCCATCGGCCTGATCACCGGCCTCTTCGGCGCTCTGGTGCTGGGCGTCGTGCTGGAGACGCTGGTGTTCCGGCATCTCACGCGGAAGGATCACCTGGATCAGGTGCTCGCCACCTTCGGCGTCATCCTGGTGGTCACGGAACTGGCGCGGATCGTGTTCGGCGCGGCGCCCATCGCCTTCCCCATTCCGGCCGCGCTCAGCGGCGCGGTGACGCTGATGCCGGGGCTCGTCTATCCGGTCTGGCGCCTTGTGATCCTCGCTGCCGGCGTGGGCGTCGCCGTGCTGCTCTGGTATCTCGTCACGCGCACTCGGCTCGGCATGCTGGTGCGGGCGGGATCGACCCATCCGCAGACCGTCGCCGCGCTGGGCGTGGATGTGGACCGCCTGTTCAGGGCCGTCTTCGCCTTCGGCGCCGTGCTCGCGGGTCTCGCCGGCGCCATGGCAGGCCCCCTCGTCTCGGTGGAACCGACCATGGGCGACCGCATCCTCATCGTCGCCTTCGTGGTCATCGTCATCGGCGGCATCGGCTCCATCAAGGGGGCCTTCGTCGCGGCGATCATCGTGGGGCTGGTGGATACGCTCGGGCGCGCCTTTGCGCCGGAGCTTCTGAAACTGCTCATCGGGCGCTCGGCCGCAGCGGCGGCCGGCCCGGCCCTCTCCTCCATGGCGATCTACCTGCTGATGGCCGCGGTCCTGAGCTTCCGTCCGACCGGCCTGTTCGGCGGGAGATCGTGA
- a CDS encoding branched-chain amino acid ABC transporter permease has product MTVPSFVKNPALATVAAFLLLLALAHGLGFSHGATLVTRTLAYALAAVSLSFLIGQCGLVSFGHAAPFGIGAYAVLIAGEAGVREVLVVLPLAAAAAALFSAVTGAIALRTRGVYFIMITLAFAQMAFYVAASLSAYGGDDGMAIAGRSTFFGIRFLKADTSLALLAIALVGLALFLFQRLAASRFGLMLRAARANESKVEALGLAPYRHRLIALALAGAVAGLAGALIANQVEYVSPALMGWHVSGELIVMVVLGGIGHPVGAVIGAVVVTLLDESLGHLTEHWRLGLGLVIILVALLRDADLKSLLRGGSR; this is encoded by the coding sequence ATGACGGTCCCGTCTTTCGTGAAAAACCCGGCACTGGCGACCGTCGCGGCCTTCCTTCTGCTCCTCGCTCTCGCCCATGGGCTCGGCTTCTCCCATGGCGCAACGCTGGTCACCCGGACGCTGGCCTATGCCCTCGCGGCCGTCTCCCTGTCCTTTCTGATCGGCCAGTGCGGCCTCGTGAGCTTCGGCCATGCCGCTCCGTTCGGGATCGGCGCCTATGCCGTGCTCATCGCCGGTGAGGCGGGCGTCCGCGAGGTTCTCGTGGTGCTGCCGCTTGCCGCGGCGGCGGCGGCGCTGTTCTCGGCGGTCACCGGCGCCATCGCGCTGCGCACGCGCGGCGTCTATTTCATCATGATCACGCTCGCCTTCGCGCAGATGGCCTTCTATGTCGCGGCGAGCCTGTCCGCTTACGGCGGCGACGACGGCATGGCCATCGCCGGGCGCTCGACCTTCTTCGGCATCCGCTTTCTGAAGGCCGATACGTCGTTGGCGCTCCTCGCCATTGCGCTCGTCGGCCTCGCCCTCTTCCTGTTCCAGCGGCTTGCGGCCTCGCGCTTCGGCCTCATGCTCCGTGCCGCCCGGGCGAACGAGAGCAAGGTGGAGGCCCTTGGCCTTGCGCCCTACCGCCACCGGCTGATCGCCCTCGCGCTCGCCGGCGCGGTGGCGGGGCTGGCCGGCGCACTGATCGCCAACCAGGTGGAATATGTCTCCCCCGCCCTTATGGGCTGGCACGTCTCGGGCGAGCTGATCGTGATGGTGGTGCTGGGCGGCATCGGGCATCCGGTGGGCGCCGTCATCGGCGCGGTGGTGGTGACGCTGCTGGACGAAAGCCTCGGCCACCTCACGGAGCACTGGCGGCTGGGCCTCGGCCTCGTCATCATCCTCGTGGCGCTTCTGCGCGATGCCGATCTGAAGTCCCTGTTGCGCGGAGGGTCCCGATGA
- a CDS encoding ABC transporter ATP-binding protein, translated as MSTPILALEGLMKSYGAMQVTRDVSLDVRPGEVHALIGPNGAGKTTLIAQIAGSITPNAGRIRFDGADVTDIGIAARARRGLGRVFQISNVVGSFTALENVAVAAIAAGDGPFRFWRRALADRKLTARAESALERVGLGNRRLTLARDMSHGERRALELAMSLVQEPKLLLLDEPMAGTGRAEGERLTELLLSLKGRIPILLVEHDMATVFRLADRISVLIYGAIAVTGDPATVRTDPLVRQAYLGEEEAV; from the coding sequence ATGAGCACGCCCATCCTCGCGCTCGAAGGCCTCATGAAATCCTACGGCGCCATGCAGGTGACGCGGGATGTCTCCCTCGACGTCCGCCCCGGCGAGGTGCACGCGCTGATCGGCCCGAACGGCGCCGGCAAGACCACGCTGATCGCGCAGATCGCAGGTTCCATCACACCGAATGCGGGACGCATCCGCTTCGACGGTGCCGATGTCACGGACATCGGCATCGCCGCCCGTGCCCGGCGCGGGCTGGGGCGGGTGTTCCAGATCTCCAATGTGGTCGGCTCGTTCACCGCTCTGGAAAACGTCGCGGTCGCGGCCATCGCGGCGGGCGACGGGCCCTTCCGCTTCTGGCGGCGGGCGCTGGCCGACCGGAAGCTGACAGCCCGTGCCGAATCCGCTTTGGAGCGGGTCGGGCTCGGCAACCGTCGCCTAACCCTTGCGCGCGACATGTCCCATGGCGAACGGCGGGCGCTTGAACTTGCCATGAGCCTCGTGCAGGAGCCCAAGCTCCTGCTGCTCGACGAGCCCATGGCCGGCACGGGCCGCGCGGAAGGCGAGCGGCTGACCGAACTGCTTCTGTCCCTGAAGGGACGCATTCCCATCCTGCTGGTGGAACACGACATGGCGACGGTGTTCCGTCTGGCGGACCGCATCTCCGTCCTGATCTACGGTGCCATCGCGGTCACGGGCGACCCGGCCACGGTGCGCACCGATCCGCTGGTGCGGCAGGCCTATCTCGGCGAGGAGGAGGCGGTCTGA
- a CDS encoding ABC transporter ATP-binding protein, with protein MIALEGIEAGYGGAQVLFGIDLTVNAGEVVTLLGRNGMGKTTTIRTLFGLLPPTRGKRVIDGQEMTQAPPHKIAARGLGYVPEGRQIFPRLSVEENLVATARQRKGGAVRAGWTLDRVYGLFPRLKERRDNLGTQLSGGEQQMLAIGRALMTNPDLLVLDEATEGLAPVVRGEIWSAIEVLRADGLAILVVDKNIDALMRIADRHVVIEGGRVVWAGTNAELAANRASVTRHLEI; from the coding sequence CTGATCGCACTCGAAGGCATCGAAGCCGGATATGGCGGCGCGCAGGTCCTGTTCGGCATCGACCTGACCGTGAACGCCGGCGAGGTGGTGACGCTGCTCGGCCGCAACGGCATGGGCAAGACGACCACGATCCGCACCCTGTTCGGTCTGCTGCCGCCAACCCGTGGCAAGCGGGTGATCGACGGCCAGGAGATGACGCAGGCCCCGCCGCACAAAATTGCCGCCCGCGGCCTCGGCTATGTGCCGGAGGGACGACAGATCTTCCCGCGCCTGAGCGTCGAGGAGAATCTCGTCGCCACCGCGCGGCAGCGCAAAGGCGGCGCGGTCCGGGCCGGCTGGACGCTGGATCGCGTCTATGGGCTTTTCCCGCGGCTTAAGGAGCGGCGGGACAATCTCGGCACCCAGCTCTCCGGCGGCGAGCAGCAGATGCTGGCGATCGGCCGGGCCTTGATGACCAATCCGGACCTCCTGGTGCTCGACGAGGCAACGGAAGGCCTTGCCCCTGTGGTGCGGGGCGAGATCTGGAGCGCCATCGAGGTGCTGCGCGCGGATGGCCTCGCCATCCTCGTGGTCGACAAGAATATCGACGCCCTGATGCGGATCGCCGACCGGCACGTCGTCATCGAGGGTGGGCGCGTGGTCTGGGCCGGGACGAATGCCGAACTGGCGGCCAACCGGGCGAGCGTGACGCGGCATCTCGAAATCTAG
- a CDS encoding DUF3429 domain-containing protein — translation MTVAPAPLPDSGPARAAAWALAAAGTLPFFAGIADASVLGRTSLGAVHIYAAIIASFVCGIHWGAALFSPGGMALRLFVASNVAALLAWGAALLSPRPGFLLLAAVFAGLLLVDRQLRQSGIWPDWFWTLRVTISTVVIGACLWIGMAA, via the coding sequence ATGACAGTCGCGCCCGCTCCCCTCCCTGATTCCGGCCCCGCACGTGCAGCCGCCTGGGCCCTCGCCGCCGCGGGCACCCTGCCGTTCTTCGCGGGTATCGCGGATGCGAGCGTCCTCGGCCGGACATCGCTCGGCGCGGTCCACATCTATGCCGCCATCATCGCCTCCTTCGTCTGCGGCATTCACTGGGGTGCGGCGCTCTTTTCACCGGGCGGCATGGCGCTGCGGCTCTTCGTGGCAAGCAATGTGGCCGCCCTTCTGGCGTGGGGGGCCGCTCTGCTTTCGCCGAGACCCGGCTTCCTGCTCCTTGCCGCGGTTTTCGCGGGCCTCCTGCTGGTCGATCGCCAGTTGCGGCAGTCCGGCATCTGGCCCGACTGGTTCTGGACGTTGCGGGTCACCATCAGCACGGTGGTGATCGGCGCGTGCCTCTGGATCGGCATGGCGGCCTGA
- a CDS encoding DUF2256 domain-containing protein: MRKKADLPTRTCQTCGRPFAWRRKWARDWDKVLYCSDRCRESGRGKAGKDRRPN, from the coding sequence ATGCGCAAGAAGGCGGATCTGCCGACACGGACGTGTCAGACCTGTGGCCGGCCCTTCGCGTGGCGCCGCAAGTGGGCGCGGGATTGGGACAAGGTGCTCTATTGCTCGGACCGCTGCCGCGAGTCCGGAAGAGGCAAAGCCGGGAAGGATCGCCGCCCTAACTGA
- a CDS encoding VOC family protein — translation MSAPLPGAGVHGLFHVAIKTADLEATRIFWRDIIGLKEIHRPDFGYPGAWLGCPQPGGLGIIHIYAGGPALGPSGMAPYGTGAIDHISLSCSGYRAYIARFKAAGLDWREFIVPGTSLWQLFVYDPSGMQLELTFEASIEGAELPDVSEARVYRAGRSFFDPDTYPKLARQAAARA, via the coding sequence ATGAGCGCGCCGCTGCCGGGCGCGGGCGTCCACGGGCTCTTCCATGTGGCCATCAAGACCGCCGACCTTGAGGCCACGCGCATCTTCTGGCGCGACATCATTGGACTGAAGGAAATCCACCGCCCCGATTTCGGTTATCCCGGCGCCTGGTTGGGCTGCCCGCAGCCCGGCGGTCTCGGCATCATCCATATCTATGCGGGCGGCCCCGCCCTCGGCCCCTCGGGCATGGCACCATACGGGACCGGCGCCATCGACCACATCTCCCTCTCCTGCTCCGGCTACCGGGCCTATATCGCCCGCTTCAAGGCGGCCGGGCTCGACTGGCGGGAGTTCATCGTTCCCGGCACCAGCCTCTGGCAGCTGTTTGTCTATGACCCCTCGGGGATGCAACTGGAACTGACCTTTGAGGCCAGCATCGAAGGGGCGGAGCTGCCGGACGTCTCGGAAGCTCGGGTCTATCGCGCCGGCCGGAGCTTCTTTGACCCGGACACCTACCCGAAGCTCGCCCGACAGGCGGCCGCGAGGGCCTGA
- a CDS encoding IclR family transcriptional regulator, which translates to MGRRIAGARPAGEDKSEGLVRAVDRALGLLERVSDAPRGIALAQLAAEADLAASTAHRLLSTLEDRGFVRFERASGRWFIGRTALAVGAGYAGSRDMVACAQPILKRLGQACGETVNLGMLDEGKVVFLHRFEARTRRAFVPSGTSLPAHCSSIGKALLSVLPFAEVREAVSADRLVPVTAKTMCSRDVFMSALEETRRAGFALDDEENTPGLRCIAAPVFDAYHRPVAAVSLAAPVERLELGQVAECGRKVAAAARELTQAWSGARL; encoded by the coding sequence ATGGGCCGCAGGATTGCGGGCGCCCGTCCTGCGGGCGAGGACAAGAGCGAGGGGCTGGTGCGCGCCGTGGATCGGGCGCTCGGCCTTCTTGAACGGGTCAGCGATGCCCCGCGCGGCATCGCGCTGGCGCAGCTCGCCGCCGAGGCGGATCTTGCCGCCTCCACCGCCCATCGGCTGCTGTCCACCCTCGAGGATCGCGGCTTCGTTCGCTTCGAGCGCGCCAGCGGCCGGTGGTTCATCGGCCGCACGGCACTCGCGGTCGGCGCCGGCTATGCCGGCTCGCGGGACATGGTGGCCTGCGCCCAGCCGATCCTGAAGCGCCTCGGACAGGCCTGCGGCGAGACGGTCAACCTCGGCATGCTGGACGAGGGCAAGGTCGTCTTCCTGCATCGCTTCGAGGCACGCACGCGGCGGGCCTTCGTGCCGTCCGGCACCTCCCTGCCCGCGCATTGCTCCAGCATCGGCAAGGCCCTGCTCTCCGTGCTGCCTTTCGCCGAGGTGCGGGAGGCCGTGTCCGCCGATCGTCTGGTGCCCGTCACGGCCAAGACGATGTGCTCGCGCGACGTCTTCATGAGCGCGCTGGAAGAAACGCGGCGGGCGGGCTTCGCCCTCGATGACGAGGAGAACACGCCCGGCCTGCGCTGTATCGCGGCCCCGGTGTTCGACGCCTATCACCGCCCCGTGGCGGCGGTTTCCCTCGCCGCGCCGGTGGAGCGCCTAGAACTTGGGCAGGTTGCCGAATGCGGACGCAAGGTCGCCGCCGCAGCCCGTGAACTCACGCAGGCCTGGTCCGGCGCGCGCCTCTGA
- a CDS encoding BMP family protein: MFDALRPNKARRLATTFCAAALATLAFGGAALAQKAAFLFPGSINDQSWNAQGFLGAEKLKSLGWQISYSENVGAADMVDALRDYARQGNNVVVGHTGRFVSAAERVGPDFPKTLFLVGSGAKGAAPNVTSIDYDNTQFGYLMGVLAARMSKTGKIGSVNSLEGIPNVMAQVGAFRLGAKSVKPDIEVKVIYIKSMEDGAEAKEAALSLIAGGADFISGKLNAGQSGIIQAAKEKNVFANGRSYGHTAIAPDNVLTNIVEKWADMYTAAAESSKTTDMGGKYILYGFNTPGSTGAELSYGEGQPYNKAVPQVVVDELDGLKKKFASGELKITVTKEDARGGI, from the coding sequence ATGTTCGATGCCCTCCGGCCGAACAAGGCCCGCCGCCTTGCCACCACCTTCTGCGCGGCGGCACTGGCGACGCTGGCATTCGGCGGCGCCGCGCTGGCCCAGAAGGCGGCCTTCCTGTTCCCCGGCTCCATCAACGACCAGAGCTGGAACGCGCAGGGCTTTCTCGGTGCGGAGAAGCTGAAGTCGCTCGGCTGGCAGATCTCCTATTCGGAGAATGTGGGCGCCGCCGACATGGTGGACGCGCTGCGCGACTATGCCCGGCAAGGCAACAACGTGGTGGTCGGCCACACGGGCCGCTTCGTCTCGGCCGCCGAGCGCGTGGGGCCGGATTTCCCCAAGACCCTGTTCCTCGTCGGCTCCGGCGCCAAGGGTGCGGCGCCGAACGTGACCTCCATCGACTATGACAACACCCAGTTCGGCTATCTCATGGGCGTGCTGGCGGCGCGCATGAGCAAGACAGGCAAGATCGGCTCGGTAAACAGCCTCGAAGGCATTCCGAACGTGATGGCGCAGGTCGGCGCCTTCCGTCTCGGCGCCAAGTCGGTGAAACCCGACATCGAGGTGAAGGTCATCTACATCAAGAGCATGGAGGATGGCGCCGAGGCCAAGGAGGCCGCCCTCTCCCTCATCGCCGGCGGCGCCGACTTCATCAGCGGCAAGCTGAACGCGGGCCAGTCCGGCATCATCCAGGCGGCCAAGGAGAAGAATGTCTTCGCCAACGGCCGCTCCTACGGCCACACCGCCATTGCGCCCGACAATGTGCTCACCAACATCGTCGAGAAGTGGGCCGACATGTACACGGCGGCCGCCGAATCCAGCAAGACGACGGACATGGGCGGCAAGTACATCCTCTATGGCTTCAACACGCCGGGCTCCACCGGTGCCGAGCTGAGCTATGGCGAGGGACAGCCCTACAACAAGGCGGTGCCCCAGGTCGTGGTGGACGAACTCGACGGGCTCAAGAAGAAGTTTGCCTCCGGTGAGCTGAAGATCACCGTCACCAAGGAAGATGCCCGCGGCGGCATCTGA
- a CDS encoding ABC transporter ATP-binding protein, with product MLEMRGIEKRYGAVLANRGIDLAVGEGRILGLLGENGSGKSTLMKVLFGIVSADAGTITFKGRELKHHGPREAIAASLGMIHQHFTLVDAMSVTENIMLAWDRAGWWLKPKDIAGEIRRASAAFGLDIDPDARVGDMPHGQRQRVEIMKAILGGAELLILDEPTSNLSPPEVAGLMEVMRKLKAKGHAIIFISHKLDEVLEICDEVVVLRDGAVTGRSPTIGATKASLAHMMVGRDVTAHVERADIAPGPTVLRVSALSRRDEAGIARLSDVSFSLRSGEVLAVAGVDGNGQTDLAEVLAGLKAPTGGGIDLDGEDITFAPVKARLAAGLAYIPVDRATTSLVPAMTVADNLALREFDAPPFSRAGFLDTRGFRARALERMRGFDIRAAGPQSPARTLSGGNQQKIVLAREIGRAPKVLIAFQPTWGLDPGATRFVIDQILALRAAGGAILYLSAALDEVLMLGDRIAVMHGGHLSEPKPRAEVDVTEIGLLMAGIDPATGSRAA from the coding sequence ATGCTGGAGATGCGTGGCATCGAGAAACGCTACGGCGCGGTGCTGGCCAACCGGGGCATCGATCTTGCCGTGGGCGAGGGCCGCATTCTCGGCCTGCTGGGCGAGAACGGCTCGGGCAAGAGCACGCTCATGAAGGTGCTGTTCGGCATCGTCTCGGCGGATGCGGGCACCATCACCTTCAAGGGCCGAGAGCTGAAGCATCACGGCCCGCGCGAAGCCATCGCCGCCAGCCTCGGCATGATCCACCAGCACTTCACCCTGGTGGACGCCATGAGCGTGACCGAGAACATCATGCTCGCGTGGGACCGGGCCGGCTGGTGGCTGAAACCGAAGGACATCGCCGGCGAGATCCGCCGCGCCAGCGCCGCCTTCGGCCTCGACATCGATCCGGACGCCCGCGTCGGCGACATGCCCCATGGCCAGCGCCAGCGGGTGGAGATCATGAAGGCCATCCTCGGGGGCGCCGAACTGCTGATCCTTGACGAGCCCACCTCCAATCTCTCGCCGCCCGAGGTGGCGGGACTGATGGAGGTGATGCGCAAGCTGAAGGCCAAGGGCCACGCCATCATCTTCATCTCCCACAAGCTCGACGAGGTGCTGGAGATCTGCGACGAGGTCGTGGTCCTGCGCGACGGCGCCGTCACGGGCCGCAGCCCGACGATAGGCGCGACCAAGGCCTCGCTCGCGCACATGATGGTCGGCCGCGACGTCACGGCCCATGTGGAACGCGCCGACATTGCCCCCGGCCCCACGGTCCTGCGCGTCTCGGCCCTCTCGCGCCGGGATGAGGCGGGCATAGCGCGCCTTTCGGATGTCTCCTTCTCGCTCCGGTCCGGCGAAGTGCTGGCGGTGGCAGGGGTGGATGGCAACGGCCAGACGGACCTCGCCGAGGTGCTGGCGGGCCTGAAGGCCCCGACCGGCGGCGGCATCGACCTCGATGGCGAGGATATCACCTTTGCCCCGGTAAAGGCGCGGCTCGCGGCGGGGCTGGCCTATATCCCGGTGGACCGGGCCACCACCTCGCTCGTGCCCGCCATGACGGTCGCGGACAATCTCGCCTTGCGGGAATTCGATGCTCCGCCCTTCTCCCGCGCCGGCTTCCTCGACACGCGGGGCTTCCGCGCCCGCGCGCTGGAGCGGATGCGCGGCTTCGACATCCGCGCCGCCGGGCCGCAAAGCCCGGCCCGCACGCTCTCCGGCGGCAACCAGCAGAAGATCGTGCTGGCCCGTGAGATCGGCCGCGCGCCGAAGGTGCTGATCGCCTTCCAGCCCACCTGGGGGCTCGATCCCGGCGCCACCCGTTTCGTCATCGACCAGATCCTCGCCCTGCGCGCGGCGGGGGGCGCCATCCTCTATCTCTCCGCCGCGCTCGATGAGGTGCTGATGCTGGGGGACCGCATCGCGGTGATGCACGGCGGCCACCTCTCGGAGCCCAAGCCCCGCGCGGAGGTGGACGTGACGGAGATCGGCCTCCTCATGGCCGGCATCGATCCCGCCACCGGCAGCCGGGCCGCCTGA